The nucleotide sequence AGGAGACTCTCTAGGGGCCCGGCCAGGGCTGCCCTATGGACTGAGTGACGACGAATCTGGGGGCGGCCGGGCGCTGAGCGCAGAGAGTGAGGTTGAGGAACCAGCCAGGGGCCAAGGGGAGGCTGGGGGTGAGAGGCCAGGCCCAGCTTGCCAACTCTGTGGGGGGCCTGCTTGTGAAGGACCATGCTGTGGGGCAGGAGGACCAGGTGGGGGACCACCACTTCCCCCTCGACTGCTGTACTCGTGCCGGCTTTGCGCCTTTGTGTCCCACTACTCTAGCCACTTGAAGCGGCACATGCAAACCCACAGTGGGGAAAAACCATTCCGCTGTGGCCGCTGCCCCTATGCCTCTGCCCAGCTTGTCAATCTGACACGCCACACCCGTACCCACACCGGTGAGAAGCCGTACCGCTGTCCCCATTGCCCCTTTGCCTGCAGCAGCCTGGGCAACCTGAGGCGCCATCAGCGCACCCACACAGGCCCCCCTGGCCCTCCCTGCCCGACCTGCGGCTTCCGATGTTGTGCCCCAAGACCCCCCAGGCCTCCCAGCCCCACGGAGCAGGAGGGGGCAGTGCCCCATCGACCAGAAGGTAATGGGCCAGTAGGGAGGGTGGCTCAGGGACCAAGAAACTTGGGACAGAAGGGTGAGTGGTCCTTCAGTACCTGGAGTCACAGCCCACGTTCTGACCTTCTCCCCACAGATGCTGTGCTCCTTCCAGATTTGAGCCTCCATGTGCCGCCAGGTGGTGCCAGCTTCCTGCCAGACTGCGGGCAGCTgcggggagagggggaggggctgAGAGGTACTGGACCAGAGCCACTGCCTGAGCTGCTGTTCCCTTGGGCCTGTCGAGGCTGTGGGCAAGAGttggaggaaggggaaggtgAGGGAAGCCGCCTGGGTGCCGCCATGTGTGGGCGCTGCATGCGGGGAGAAGCCGGAGGGGGAGGCAGCGGGGGCCCCCGTGGTCCTGGAGATAAGGGCTTTGCCTGCAGTCTCTGCCCCTTTGCTACTCACTACCCCAACCACCTAGCCCGGCACATGAAGACACACAGTGGCGAGAAGCCATTCCGCTGTGCCCGCTGCCCCTATGCCTCAGCCCACCTGGACAACCTGAAGCGGCACCAGCGAGTACACACGGGGGAGAAGCCCTACAAGTGCCCCCTATGCCCTTATGCCTGTGGCAACCTGGCCAACCTCAAACGCCACGGTCGAATCCACTCTGGCGACAAGCCCTTCCGCTGCAGTCTCTGCAACTACAGCTGTAACCAGAGCATGAACCTGAAGCGCCACATGCTCAGGCACACAGGAGAGAAGCCCTTCCGGTGTGGGACCTGCGCCTATACCACAGGCCACTGGGACAACTACAAGCGCCATCAGAAGGTGCACGGCCATGGAGGGGCCGGAGGGCCTGCCTCAGAAGGGTGGGCACCCACCCACAGCACATCCTCTGCCCTCAGTCCTCATGGCCCTACATCTCTGAGCACCACCAGTGGCAGGGGGCTCCACACAGACTCACCCTGAACCAGGTTCCCTCCCCAACACTGGACTCCACACGGACCAGTTCTACACAGACTGAGGCTGAGGCCTGCCcccactttttttcttctcctcccttcccccccgcTGGCCAGGGGCTCCATACAGACTAATCCAGACCCTTACATGGACCAGCCCAGAATCCCATGGGGGGGAGAACCCTGCCATGGACCAGGAGGCCTTGCCTTCAACACTCCTTGAGTGCAGTGGAGAGGGCCCTCTCCTCACCACCTCTGTCAGCCTAGGGGCTGTCAAGGGAATGGCTGGGGGAACGCTCAGCTCCCACCTCTTTATTTAACTTATTTCAGTGCTTTATAATAAAGGAAACACTAACGGAGCCGTGTCTGCTGTGGTAGCAGAACTGGGCACAGAGAGCTCCTCTGGTGAAAGCAGGGGCAAGTGAGAGGGGGATGCCACAGGCAGGCAAAGATCAGGCTGTGTTTAATGAGGGGGGGGCAGCAGGGCCAAATTATACAGAGGCTCTTCCCAACCCCTGCccagccctctccctccccaaccaGGGATTAGAAGCAGCTCAGGGGTATGGTAATCTCCATCCTCCAGACAGGTGTCCATGGTCCTTAGGGCTTTGTGCAAAAATACTAAATGCTAATTTGGCATTAGGGACAGGGGACAGAGTGGTTAGCAGACCACCAGCCTGGGTGAGGAAGACAGGGAGATGGAGAAGAGGGTAAGAGGCCCCCAGCCTGGGGGGCACAGGCAAGACAGGTGTCCATGGTCCATAGGGCTTTGTGCAAAAATACTAAATGCTAATTTGGCATtaggggcaggggagggaggagttaGCAGACCACCAGCCTGGGTGAGGAAGGCAGGGAGATAAAAGGGTAAAAGCGGCCCCCAGCCTGGGGGGCACAGGCACAGGGCGAGTTCCTGTACATTCCACCAGAGGAGCTGGAGGAATCATCCAAGCAGCAGGGAAGTTACAGATCCTCATCCCCAATGCCTTCAAAAGCATAATTGCCATGAACATCACTGGTGTTGGTGTCAGGGCTAGGGCTGCTGATCCCTCGAAGGCTCACAGCACTCAGCTTGCTCTGTAATAAGGATAAGGGGAAGATCAGAGGACTGAAGAGCCTCCAAAAATATCAACTTCACCCACCCTGAGCTGGAAACTCACTGAGAGTTTGACCATCGACTCCCGGGTAGCATCAGGCGAATCCTGGGGAAATGGGAAACATTAATTAAAAGGGGCAATTCTGGTTTGGGACAAGAGAGCTAAAGAGGATAGAGGTAATACTTACAAGCAGTGGGGGGGACTTTACTGCTTGTTGACTATCTGAGCGCCTCAGGGTCCCACCTGCCCGCCTTCGGAGcatctataaataataaatgcttcaaCTGTTGAGAGAGATGCACTGACTGGACAGCAGGATGAAACCATGCCAACCCCTTCCCACTAATCCCATGAAGCATCTCCCAAGGTAAGGAGAGATGAGAAGGTATAAATCACAAATATGTTCACTTCTCACCTTCCTGATGCTCCCCCCTGATTTTTTCACCATCAGTTCATCCACCATAGATTGTAAGCAGATGCTCATCATGATAGCCTAGGAACAAGAGCAGAGCTTAGCTATCACCGAAGATCACAAAATATCTTCTCCCACCCTAAAACATCTGTGAGATGGGTAGATGCAGGATGTTACGGGCTAGATGCTTCCCAGACCCAGACGAACAAAATGAAGGCCATGACAGGGGAGGGTTGTGGCTAAAGTGCGGTGAGAGGGGGTATTGGGACTGAGGACTAAGCCCACACCTGTGGGCTAGTGATGGTGACCCACTGCAGCCGATCCTTGCTCATGAGATATTCAAATGCTAGTTCCAGCCGAACCTCTCCCCGACCTCGGTTTGGGCTGCTTGTGCTCCCACTGGGCAACGGCACCTGATAGGTGTGTAGAACAGAGCTAAGCTCACCTGGACtattccatctcccatccctcttttcattttaaaccctcccctcccccatccctgacATGCCCTTTCCTAGGGCCCTACCTCTATCAGACTGGTAAGTATGAGTCCCTCATGTGTCTCAACCCCAACTCACAGAGGAAGTGACCCGCCAGCAGCGCATTCGGGTGACTCGGAAGGAACCCTCACGAAGCTGCTGACCAGGCAGACGGAGTTGAAGGCTGAGCTCGCTGTTGCCTGCACTCACTACCACAGGGCAGCCCTTCTCTGGGAAGTCAGCCACACAAGGCTCAAAGCGAAGATAGCCATAATGCCTCAGGGTCTGTGCCAAACGGAGAAACTGAAATGAAACATGAGTAGTTATACAGGGTCAGATGAGAGCATCAAAATCATCACATTGAAGGAAGAAGCAGCAAGGAGAGAGCAGCTTGTGTTACTAAGAAGCACCCAGAGACAAGTGGTGCTAATCCCTACCTCTTTCTTGGAGACCTTCTCCTGCAGAGACTTGAGTTGCCGGTGCTGTTCCTTAGTAACCAGGATCCAGCCATGCTCAATGTCAGAAACTGTCTATAGAAGGTACAAGAATGCAATGGAGGAAGACAAATAAGTGTTAGCAGCAGCCTTGGTCCCAAAGCTGCCTTCTTCCCTGGGGTCTAAGCTTataactaatttcttttttaaaaacccttatcttccgtcttaggatcagttctaagatagaagagcagcaagggctcaacaaacagggttaaatgaccctttcccagggtcacacagctaggaagtatctgaggccaaattggaacccaggatatcccgactccaggcctgactcttatCTCAAGTCACACTGCTGCCCCTTAGACTTTGTTTCATAACAAATATAGAGATAACGTTAGGTGTTCCAAGAACACACAGGTGGAACATGAAGGAAATTTTCTTTGGACTTTCCAGTATGGAGACAGTTTTCTGAGCATAAAGTAGTTTACCTGAGCATAAAGTAGATTCAGTCCAACCCGATTCTCCATAACATCATCATCATAGGCAGAGTCCCAATAACTgaagtcaagagaaaaaaatgaggaagctaAGATGGCATGGAAGAGAAGCTGTAGCAAAAGAAATTCCAACAAACTACTGGGATGAGTAAGGCAGCATAAGTTTGGGAGCAAGCTTGGGAGGAAACTTGCCTATCACCCAGCTCTAACCCCTTTCCTAGGTTGCTCTGTCCCTTTTGTGCTCTAACAACCCATGCCTGAGGCCCCAATCCACCAGGCCATCCCTGACCTCTTTCTAAGCACAATCTTATACTCCTGACTCCGTAGGCTGGTAACAGACACATAAGGCAGCTCAAACTCCTGCAACTTCCGCACAACTGTGGGcgagataaaaggaaaatgtgAGACTCCAgtcaaaatggaagagaaagcCTGAAAGTACACAACACGCTGGTATTATGAATCGGAGGGAGGTAAATGGGACTGGCCATCATAAGATAGCAGCAGTAACTAGTGACTCACAGGAAAAGGCCCCATCCTCTTGCTCTCGAACAAGAAAGAGGCTGAAATAGCCAATGAGCTCATCTGGCAGGTCCAACTTTGCAGCTACTGCCTGGGGAGAGGGCCAAGGATAACATTGGGTCACACATTGTTAAGTTCCCCATTTTCCTCAAAGTAAGGCCAATGTTGAAGGAATAGGCAGAGGTCTCACCTCCAGAACATCTTCGGTCTGTTCAGAAGTCAAGATAGTGACTAGCACCTTTTGTCCATTGCTTAGAAGTACTTCCAGGGATACCTCCTCTGTAGGTACCTGCTGTGTTTCCTGGACATAAATACAGGACTAGATAGTACTGTGATGCTCAGATCTCCTCCAAGAGGTGAGACTTCACAAACTTCCAGCTTTCACTGGACCTAGGCTTCTCTAATTCCTTTCACTCTTTAGTCCCACAGAAAAACAAAGGGTGCCCTAATAATCATTCCCATATCACAGACTATTACCCAGAAACATGgaatcagaagcaggatttagtCTTAATAGACCTTGGCTTACCCTCCTAAAAAGTCAGTGCGATAACTCAGGCTCTTTCCCATGTATCTCAGTCCCAATCAACTCCTTACCTGTTGTGCTCTCCGAAGGAAACTGTTGAAAGTCTCACTACCACCAAGCAATGGGTCTTGTCGAACTGTAAAGGGCAAAGGAAGTCATTACTAGATACCAGTTCAGAATCCCACCACTCTTGGCTACCCCAAATCTGTTCCTGATTGCTCCCACCCCTGCTTCCATGTCCTGGACTAATATTAGTCTGCTAACTCCTTGAACTGGCCTCACCCTCTCACTCACTCCTTGTATAAATTCTTCACCTGCCCCACCTGTGGCTGGTCCTGACATCTAGTTAGGATCAATCTACAGAACTAGGGAAATAATAGTAGAGTTACTCTAAAGCAGGTAGGAAACAAATTAAACCTCTCTCCTCCCTGTCTCCTAAATTTTATCAATTAATGTTATTCAAATACTTCTGTACAACACTaatgaaaaaatcattttgtcaGCACAGAACTTTCATATAGCTAAGATACCATTCACTTCTgctaatgaatttttctctttggttCTGCTTGTCACAACAAATAAGTGCCCTTGGGGACTTAAAAGTAAATAGAGACCTAAACAACCAGCTCTATTTGGCCATCCTGCTCCAGCTGTTTCTGACCTTTGCCAGCCAGCCTAAGATTCCTTCTTACGACTTACCAGCCTGCATATATTTCTCTAGCTGTTCCCTCCGCTGTTCCACCTCAGCTGGTGTCAGAGTAAAAAGCTTCTTTGGGGGAAATGCAGGGAGAACATTAGCCCCATACTCCTTCCGAAGCTGTTGAGTGGGGAAAAAAGGGTAATTCCACAAAGAAGTGAAGGGATACAAGTAAAGACAAGATCATCTGAACTATTCTGTAACTAATCAAGCTCATTTTTCCATGCTACTATTCTCCAGGTTCCTGCTCCCTAACAAAAACTACTTGGAGAAGAAACCTTTTGTAAGACAATCATTGGTTTGCCCCAGGGATAAAATTCCCCTATCTTCTGCCCTTATAATAGACAAGTCAACCTTTCAGAATCTGGATGAAAAGAACCTATGACAGAACCAGAGTCTATAGGTCCCTTCACTAAGTTCCTGTAGTATCCTGAACCCTAACAAGGTACAAAGCAGCCGGcaagaaaatcttaaaaggaACACATTAATGATCAGATATAATCCCTAAATTTAAAGAGTTTACAACAAAATGGGGAAATCAGAGAAACACAACAGAGGTTTCACTGAACTGAAAAGTACTCACTAAACAAGTCTGCTAGTTTTCAAAAGTTTTGTAGATaaactgaaaactgaaagatAAAACTGCTTGCCCGTATATGGTTATATAATTTGTGGCATATTTGGAATATGGATCTTTTAAAGCTCAACTCCTAATGCtgggctctttccactatgccaagcatagaaataatttaaatagattACTTAATTTAACATTAGAAAAGAGTGCTAAATTTTGAACCTGGAGTATTTGGTTTCAATACTAGTTACTaggatacaatggatagagcactggacctggaatcaggaagacctgagttcaaatcctgatcacTAGTTGTGCATCCCTGGGAaagtctgccttagtttcctcatctgtaaaatagggacaataatagtacTAACACCACCCCCAAAAAATCCCTGTTGTGGggaccaaatgagaaaataattgtaaaactttgcatggtgcctggcacatagttatgtaaatgttagcaattatcaTTACTACTTGTGTGATATTACGTAAGTCACAACTTCCTTCCTTACAGTCTCCTTTAAGATATTAAAAGTACATAGccagtgtgatttttttttaatttctagaatATAATTCAGGAATTTTAAGTTctgaggaataatgaactgatcAGACATCACACTGACCCATttgaatgataatttttttttttttaattttattttaaacccttaacttctgtgtattgacttataggtggaagagtggtaagggtaggcaatgagggtcaagtgacttgcccagggtcacacagctgggacgtgtctgaggccagatttgaacctaggacctcctgtctctaggcctggctctcaatccactgagctacccagctgcccctgaatgataatttttaagttaGAAGAAGTCTGGATAATTAGGAGAAGTGAGCTTTAAACTGCAAATTGTGAACTGGAGAAGAATATAATCTGGTGGTCAGAAAgctaaaatttttctttacttgTGCTGGGACAAGAGAAGGAAGACAGTGTATGAAGGGGAAGAGGAACAAGGAAAGctcatctagaaaaaaaaaatgttgtgggCAGGAGGTTAGAAGGGAACTGCCTGGTGCAGTGACTTCAGGCGCGATGCATGATGCATGCCCATTAGAAAGCAGAGGTTCTGGTAAGTGGAATCGCTGCTGCAGGCCAGGCAAGTACAAGTGTCAAGTCCCACCTGCTCGTGCAGCCCCAGGAGCTGGCTGTAGCGCACCCGACAGTGTAAGACTCCATTCACATGGATGTTGTAGGCCTGCAGAGACAGAGGCAGGTGCCCACCCTGAGCCCCAGGGGCAGATCAACGCCGACCCGGTCAGCTCCCTTCCCCAGCGGCTGTGGGTCACCTGAGAACAAAAAGCCGAAACGCGCTCCCGCCCCCAGACGCCCCACGGAGACCTGGTGGC is from Gracilinanus agilis isolate LMUSP501 chromosome 2, AgileGrace, whole genome shotgun sequence and encodes:
- the SNX17 gene encoding sorting nexin-17 isoform X2 gives rise to the protein MHFSIPETESRSGDSGGSNYVAYNIHVNGVLHCRLRKEYGANVLPAFPPKKLFTLTPAEVEQRREQLEKYMQAVRQDPLLGGSETFNSFLRRAQQETQQVPTEEVSLEVLLSNGQKVLVTILTSEQTEDVLEAVAAKLDLPDELIGYFSLFLVREQEDGAFSFVRKLQEFELPYVSVTSLRSQEYKIVLRKSYWDSAYDDDVMENRVGLNLLYAQTVSDIEHGWILVTKEQHRQLKSLQEKVSKKEFLRLAQTLRHYGYLRFEPCVADFPEKGCPVVVSAGNSELSLQLRLPGQQLREGSFRVTRMRCWRVTSSVPLPSGSTSSPNRGRGEVRLELAFEYLMSKDRLQWVTITSPQAIMMSICLQSMVDELMVKKSGGSIRKMLRRRAGGTLRRSDSQQAVKSPPLLDSPDATRESMVKLSSKLSAVSLRGISSPSPDTNTSDVHGNYAFEGIGDEDL
- the SNX17 gene encoding sorting nexin-17 isoform X3 is translated as MHFSIPETESRSGDSGGSNYVLRKEYGANVLPAFPPKKLFTLTPAEVEQRREQLEKYMQAVRQDPLLGGSETFNSFLRRAQQETQQVPTEEVSLEVLLSNGQKVLVTILTSEQTEDVLEAVAAKLDLPDELIGYFSLFLVREQEDGAFSFVRKLQEFELPYVSVTSLRSQEYKIVLRKSYWDSAYDDDVMENRVGLNLLYAQTVSDIEHGWILVTKEQHRQLKSLQEKVSKKEFLRLAQTLRHYGYLRFEPCVADFPEKGCPVVVSAGNSELSLQLRLPGQQLREGSFRVTRMRCWRVTSSVPLPSGSTSSPNRGRGEVRLELAFEYLMSKDRLQWVTITSPQAIMMSICLQSMVDELMVKKSGGSIRKMLRRRAGGTLRRSDSQQAVKSPPLLDSPDATRESMVKLSSKLSAVSLRGISSPSPDTNTSDVHGNYAFEGIGDEDL
- the ZNF513 gene encoding zinc finger protein 513 yields the protein MGFERDSEGDSLGARPGLPYGLSDDESGGGRALSAESEVEEPARGQGEAGGERPGPACQLCGGPACEGPCCGAGGPGGGPPLPPRLLYSCRLCAFVSHYSSHLKRHMQTHSGEKPFRCGRCPYASAQLVNLTRHTRTHTGEKPYRCPHCPFACSSLGNLRRHQRTHTGPPGPPCPTCGFRCCAPRPPRPPSPTEQEGAVPHRPEDAVLLPDLSLHVPPGGASFLPDCGQLRGEGEGLRGTGPEPLPELLFPWACRGCGQELEEGEGEGSRLGAAMCGRCMRGEAGGGGSGGPRGPGDKGFACSLCPFATHYPNHLARHMKTHSGEKPFRCARCPYASAHLDNLKRHQRVHTGEKPYKCPLCPYACGNLANLKRHGRIHSGDKPFRCSLCNYSCNQSMNLKRHMLRHTGEKPFRCGTCAYTTGHWDNYKRHQKVHGHGGAGGPASEGWAPTHSTSSALSPHGPTSLSTTSGRGLHTDSP
- the SNX17 gene encoding sorting nexin-17 isoform X1, whose protein sequence is MHFSIPETESRSGDSGGSNYVAYNIHVNGVLHCRVRYSQLLGLHEQLRKEYGANVLPAFPPKKLFTLTPAEVEQRREQLEKYMQAVRQDPLLGGSETFNSFLRRAQQETQQVPTEEVSLEVLLSNGQKVLVTILTSEQTEDVLEAVAAKLDLPDELIGYFSLFLVREQEDGAFSFVRKLQEFELPYVSVTSLRSQEYKIVLRKSYWDSAYDDDVMENRVGLNLLYAQTVSDIEHGWILVTKEQHRQLKSLQEKVSKKEFLRLAQTLRHYGYLRFEPCVADFPEKGCPVVVSAGNSELSLQLRLPGQQLREGSFRVTRMRCWRVTSSVPLPSGSTSSPNRGRGEVRLELAFEYLMSKDRLQWVTITSPQAIMMSICLQSMVDELMVKKSGGSIRKMLRRRAGGTLRRSDSQQAVKSPPLLDSPDATRESMVKLSSKLSAVSLRGISSPSPDTNTSDVHGNYAFEGIGDEDL